A single window of Crassostrea angulata isolate pt1a10 chromosome 8, ASM2561291v2, whole genome shotgun sequence DNA harbors:
- the LOC128158878 gene encoding metalloproteinase inhibitor 3-like — protein MKRLAIICVVLVCVFTYNEACTCARTHPQEQFCNSDFVVRARILSRTVTDSTEFENVFYTVLIRQNYKRRQYPIRPPVQSIYTASQSASCGASFVIGREYIISGSIQNNRWRTSLCSFNRETSSLNQFQRNALNFGYYRNNCSCNIRYCGFTDDPTCTVPGRNECLIINNENCFYQNDACIQYGRRCRWLSNQCADSPGK, from the exons ATGAAAAGACTAGCGATTATTTGCGTCGTTTTGGTTTGCGTCTTTACCTATAACGAAGCTTGTACTTGTGCACGGACTCATCCACAAGAACAGTTTTGTAACTCAGATTTCG TGGTCAGAGCAAGGATTTTGAGTCGGACGGTAACTGACAGTACAGAATTTGAGAATGTATTCTACACAGTGCTGATACGTCAGAATTACAag AGAAGACAATATCCCATAAGACCTCCTGTACAAAGTATATATACCGCCTCCCAATCTGCATCCTGTGGCGCATCCTTTGTGATTGGCCGTGAATACATCATTAGCG GATCAATCCAGAATAACAGATGGCGCACAAGTTTGTGTAGCTTTAACCGTGAAACGTCTTCTCTCAATCAATTCCAAAGAAATGCTTTAAACTTCGGCTATTACAGAAACAATTGCTCCTGTAAT ATCCGATACTGCGGTTTTACGGACGATCCTACATGCACAGTTCCAGGGAGAAATGAATGTTTGATCATCAACAACGAAAATTGCTTCTATCAAAATGATGCTTGCATCCAATATGGGAGAAGATGCCGTTGGCTTTCGAATCAGTGCGCAGACAGTCCAGGGAAGTAG